The genome window CTTCCCGCCCATGGAATGCCCCAGCAGGATGCAGGGAGAAGCTTCCATCCTGGTCAGGGTCTCGAACACATCCCGTGCCAGAGCGGCATACTCCATACCATCCTGATGCGGGCTGCCACCATGATTGCGCAGATCCAGCGCCAGCACGCGACGATCATGGGCAAGGTGCCGTTGGACCAGCCCGAAATTACGCGCCTGCCCCAGCAGCCCATGCAGCAGAACCAGGGGGGGGCCGGATGGATTATCAGGCGCACGCTCAATGGCGTTCAGGATCATGCTGCCGCCTCATCCATCCGTCGTGAGGATGATTTTACCAGTATGCGCCCCGCTCTCCATCAAGCGATGCGCCTCAGCTGCCTTATGAAGCGGAAAAACCGCATGGACATGCGGCCCGATCCGCCCTGCTGCCAGCAGCGGCCAGACATGCTCCTTCAATGCCCGAGCTATGGCAGCCTTTTCCTCCCGACTGCGTGGACGCAGGGTCGAGCCTGTCAGAGTCAGACGCCTGGTCATAACGCGGGCCAGATCAGCCTCCCCTTTCGTGCCCCCCTGCAACGCGATCGTCACCAGCCGTCCACCGACAGCAAGCGAGCGGATATTACCCGCCAGATACGACCCGCCGATCATATCCAGAATCACATCCACGCCCTTTTTACCCGTGAATTCCGCCACTGCATCGGCAAAATTTTCTGTCTTGTAATCAATGCTTTCCGAGGCTCCCCATGCCCGGCAGGCCGCGCATTTCTCTGCTCCGCCTGCCGTCGCATACACAGTCGCCCCCAACGTGGATGCAAGCTGGATCGCCGTACTGCCGATCCCCCCCGAACCACCATGGACCAGCAATCTCTCTCCTTTCCGCAACCCGCCGAGCATGAATACATTGGCCCAGACGGTGAAGAATGTCTCAGGTAACGCTGCCGCGCGAATGTCATCGAAGCCTTCCGGATAGGGCAGGCACTGCGTAGCGGGAACGGTGCAATATTCCGCGTAGCCTCCGCCATTTGTCAGTGCGGTGACTTTTTCACCTTGTTGCAGGGTTGTAACGCCTGCTCCAAGCGCCACGACCTCTCCCGCCACCTCCAGCCCCAGATGCGGGCTGGCGTCCGGCGGCGGCGGATACAGCCCGCTGCGCTGCATAAGGTCCGGGCGGTTGATACCTGCTGCTCTTACATGAATCAGAACCTCACCCTCGGCCGGCCCCGCTGCCGACACCGGCAAGGGAGCGCTTTCATACCGTAATGTCTCCGGGCCTCCTGCGCCATCAACCCGAATCATCGCCATTCTGTCGGGAAGTGTCATCGATTCCATGTTCCCGGCGTTATATTGTTCATCCCGTGTCGTGCCCCTATTCACCTTCCCTATCAGGAAAGCGTCTCTATGGCCCAGTCGAAGCCCATGGTATCGCTGTCCGCCTTCATTGCCTAACCGATCAGGAGATCATGCATGATATCGTCCCGCACCGGGCTGCTGGCCCTTCTGCTGCTGACCATGGCCGCATGTGGCGTTACACCCGAGAATATCAGTGGTCATGCCAGCGGACAGATCACCCCGCCTGCCGATCTGATGCATGCACCGACCGACAGGTCATCCCGCTAAGCGCACCCTGAAAGGATGCATACTCTCTTATCCCATTCCAGTCGTCACCGCCCCCTGAGTGAAAAACTGCTCCACGCACCTTATGTGCTGCGAGCACTGGTGCGGGCCGATGAAATCTGGCTGACCGTTCTGGCCGCTTTCGTCGGTTGCGCGACCGGAGGATGCGTCAGCTTTATCTACTGGCTGACGCAATGGATGCATGAGGTGATCTACGCGCTGCCCGCAGGTGGGAAACTCTCCGCAGCGCCCTTTCTGGAACCCTCCCGTGCCATGCTGGGACCAATCAGCGGCGGGGTCGTCGTCGGTCTGACTTTGCTGATGGCGCGGCATGTGTCCCGGCAGGCGACGGTAGACCCGATCGAGGCCAATGCACTGCATGGGGGTCGTATGTCGATGACCACCAGCCTTTACGTCACGCTACAGACGATTTTATCCAACGGATTCGGCGCGTCTGTCGGTCTGGAAGCGGGCTATACGCAGATTGGCTCGGCCATTGCTTCCCGTCTTGGCCGTTCCTTCCGGCTCCGCAGAAACGATCTGCGCATTCTGGTCGGATGTGGCGCGGCCGGTGCTATCGGTGCAGCCTTCAATGCTCCGCTGGCCGGTGCATTTTATGCGTTCGAGCTCGTCATTGGCATCTACTCTCTCGCCACGCTGGCCCCCGTCGTGACAGCATCGATCATGGCTGTGCTGACAGATCGCCTTCTAACGGGCGGAGCACCCGGATATCATCTGCAAATTCCCCTCTCTATCCCTGCCGGAGACTATCCCCCCATTCTGGCGCTCAGCCTTCTGGCGGCTCTGGTAGGTATTGCCCTGATGCGCGGGGTAACGCTGATGGAAGCGTTATTTACCCGCAGCCATATCCCATACTGGGGACGGCCAGCCTTTGGTGGAATAGCGCTGGGACTGATGGCCCTGATAACACCGCAAGTGCTGTCATCAGGCCATTCAGCCCTGCATATGGGCATTGACGCACCTTATACGCTGTCCAAAATCCTCATGCTGCTGGTTCTGAAAGCCATTGCCAGCGCCATTTCCATCGGCTCCGGCTTCCGGGGCGGATTGTTCTTTGCCTCCCTGTTTCTGGGGGCGATGCTAGGCAAGGCTTTTGGCGGTGTCCTTCTTGCCGTTTCCATACCATCGACACTTCCATCCACTGTCTTTGCGCTGGTCGGTATGGGCGGGCTGGCCGTCGCAGTGGTTGGTGGACCGCTGACAATGAGTTTCCTGGTGCTGGAAACCACAGGTTCCTTGCCGATAACGGTAGCGGTGCTGGCTGGAACAGTGATTTCCTCCCTGACCGTGCGGCGGATTTTTGGATATTCCTTCACCACCTGGCGCTTTCATCTGCGCGGAGAGGCAATTCGCAGTGCAGTGGATATCGGCTGGATGCGCAATCTGACCGTAGGCCGGATGATGCGCAAGGACATACGCACTGTCTGCGCCACCATGACACTCGAAAAATTCAGACGTGACTACCCGCTTGGGTCATCACATAGCATGATCGTCGTTGATGAGCAGAACCGCTATCTTGGTATGATTTTGCTGGCTGAAGCCCATGCCAGTGAAACAGAAGCTGCCTGCACCGGTGACCTGCTGCATTTTACACACACTGTTCTGACGCCGGATATGACGGTGAAAAAGGCGATCGAAACCTTTGAACAAGCCGAAGCGGATAGTCTGGCGGTGGTGGAACGGTCAGAGACATCCGACAGCAACAGCCCCGGCATAGTGCTGGGGCTGCTGACAGAAGCCTACGCCCTGCGGCGATACAGTGAGGAACTCGATCAGAGACGGCGGGAACTGTCCGGTGGCGTCACGCTGTAAAACGCTTCCGCCATTATCAGGGCAGGCAAATAAAAAATGTGACATCAGGGATTCTGGCGCCGGGCCAGAAGATCACGGATTTCAATCAGCAATGCCTCCGTCGGTGTCGGCACGACTTCTTTGGCAGGTTCTTCTGCCTGCTTCGCCTTGAAGCTGGACAGAGCCTTTACCAGCCAAAAAATTGCGAAACTGACGATAAGGAAATTGATGCAGTAATTAAGGAAGACGCCGACATTCAACGTCACGGCACCCAGCTTCTGCGCCTCCGCCAGAGTGGCCGCATGCTCGCCCTTCAGCGTAATAAAAATATTACTGAAGTCGATTCCACCGACCAGTAAGCCGATCAGAGGCATCAGCATGTCTTTCACAAGGCTGTTGACGATCCCTGTGAAAGCGGCACCAATAATGATACCGACCGCAAGATCGACAACGTTCCCCCGCATGATGAAAGCCTGAAACTCCTCAACCCAGGCCGGTTTTTTTGCCAGACCGGATGGAAGATTGAGCGGTGATGCCATGCGTAAAACCCCTTCATTTCTGTATTTGCGGTACCAGGAAGGGTGGAGTGATCAGAACCGGTCAGGCAAGAGTTCATGAGATGCGAAAAGCAATCCTCACGAAAACGCTATCGCTTTCCGTTCCGATGTTCTCGTCATCTCACACCGATCCGGCGACATAGGCGCGCAAACTGTCGACTTCATGCTCCTGCTGGTTGATGCGAGCCGCGACAACGTCACCGATGCTGACAATGCCGACAAGGCGACCTTCTTCGACAACCGGAAGGTGGCGGAACCGACCTGTCGTCATTGTCTCCATGGCCGCCTCAACAGTCATGTCCGAGGAAGCCGTACGAATACCGCGTGTCATCATCTGATCCGCCGTCAGTTCCAGTGCTTTGGCACCGTGATTGGCCATAGCCCTCACCAGATCACGCTCACTGACGATGCCGCGTATCTCGCCCTCCGCATCCAGAACGGGAACGGCACCGATCCTCTTGTCGCTCAGCAGGCGAGCAATGGCAGCAAATTCCGCCTTTGCCCCGACTGTTTCGACTGCATGCCCCTTATTTTTCAGAATAGTCCCAATCAGCATGATAACGCCCTCCGCTGCATAAGTGTTGTCTTGACTGCCATCCTTGCATGATCAGAACCTGAGGGACGCCTCAGACCTAATCTTGTTAAAAAATAATGGCAGATTATGAAACAATAATGCAAATATAAATCACAGGAGGAACGTTTAATGCGTCGTCCGCCATCAGGATGCGGTGGCGATGAAGCTTTTCCGGCTGGAAATATGCCTCCACCATTCCCCGATGGGGCCACTGCTGAGAAATTCCTCCCGGTGTGGTGATTTCTCGATATAGGCCAGAATCGGGGCCAGAAATAAGTCAGCCAGACTGATGGATTCACCGGCCAGATACGAGCTGCTACCCTTGATCCCGGCCAAAACGGAGAGAACCATGTGGCTCTTCGCGATGGCCTGACGATGCGCCTCGTCATTTTTTCCGCCGATCAGTTCGGGGAAGAAATAATAACCGGACACACCGACCAATGGATTATATCCATAAGAATCGATAATATTAATCACCATGTCCATACGGGCACGGTCTTTCAGATCCTCCGGTATCAGGGATGGACCGGGCAGAACGGCGTTCAGATAGCGTGTTATGGCTTCGGTCTCGATCACCCGGAATCCATCAACATCGACCACCGGAACCTTGCCGAACGGATGCCGCTCCAGATGCTCGGGCTGCCTCGGTTCCCATTTCAAGACGTTCACCGGCACCTGCTCATAATCGGAGATGTTTTTCTCAACGAAAAGCATTTTGACGGTTCGCACATAGGTCGAACCATCAAAACCCCACAGCACTATTCTGGCCGCCATAGCGTCGTTCCTCACCTGTCAAAACCGGTATCCCGGGTATCAATCTTTACAAAGTATCAGACGCATAAAAGATCATTGACAGAGTGTGTTTTTTCGATGACCGCCGGTCTGTAACCCTTCATTTTGTTCAGAGATTACGAATAACTGATTATTATTCAGGTTTGCGGGCCATAAAGACAAGCTGTTGAGTTCGTAAAACCTGCTCCTGATATATGTTCTTTAATACATCTGGAATAGGATAGTCATCATAGGTCCGATGCTCACGAATTATCTCAAACCCTACAGCACGTGCTGCTTCAAGTAACTGTGCATCAGTGGCCCGATTGAGTGTGTTATAGACATCCGTAAGTTCTTTATGTAATGCTTCATTATCAATCGTAGCAAGGCGCAGCTTCTCGCGGAATTTATCCTCCTGCATACTCAGATGAGCCCACGGAGTGGGTATCCAAGGTTCAAAATGGGAACCAAAAGCAGAATAGTAAAGTGGCGTTGTCTGTAGAAACATCAGCCCGCCAGGCCGCAAAACATCAAAAATATTCTCCAAACATGGTTGGATCAGGTCTTGATGTACATGCTCAAATACAGACCAACTATAAACAAAATCAAATGTACCCAATTCTCTCAGTCGCTGCCCTGGCGTGACTTCGACGAACTCAAGATTAGCCGGCAAGCTTTCAATCCCAAGCTGCTCACGTGCGAGAGGAAGGGTGCGAGCCAGTTCATGAGCCTGTATTTCTATCGCAACCAATCTGTCCGGAGCGTGTCTGAGAGCAATACCAAGTGCCGTCGTTCCTTCCCCACACCCGAATTCAAGAACATTTTTTCTGGAATCCCCCAAATTCTGAAAGCCAATTTTCTATTGTATCAGAAACGTTAATGAGTTTTGCACGATATACAGGATCTGAAATATTATTGATCAAATCGACCACCATCAAAACAAATTTTTTCTAATTCTAATATCTAATTCTAATATAAGATGTTTGAAAATTTTGTCTATTATATTTTTATATTTTCATGTTGCATTAATTAATTCTCTGTGCGGAAAAGTGCGTGGTCGGTGTCAGAAACTCCTGACGGGCCGCGACAGTCAGTATCTCGGCGCTCCTAGCCTCTGCGGTCCGCTTCAGCAAGCCGTAAACAGAGGAAGCTGCTTTCTCCAGAGCCTGCCGGGCGTCCCCGGTGTCCAGACGATGGAACAGGAACAAGGCCGCGATCGCATCTCCTGCACCATTGATGCTGACTGGCAGCAGCGGGGTGCGCAGCAGATGAAACCGACCATCCTCATAGACCAGCATATCCAGCGATCCTGACGGTGTCTCCGCCACATGCAGGCTGGTGACCAGAATGATGCGTGGCCCCTGCCGGATCATACTCTCCGCCAGTGTTTTCACTGCCGCACGCGCATCGGCCAATGTGCGGCAGGGATGGCCGGTCAGCCATTCCAGTTCGAACTGGTTGGGGGTCAGAATATTGGCGGCCGGGACCGCCCTGTCCCGAAACAGTTCCGGCAGACCGGGACGCACGAAAATACCCCGGCCCATATCGCCGATCACCGGATCACAACAGTAAAGGGAATTCAGATTGGCCGCACGAACAGATGCCACTGCATCCAGAATGGCACCGCCAATCGCATCGGACCCCATATAACCGGACAGGACGGCATCACAGCGCGACAGAACGCCACGATCGGCGATGCCCTTCATCAAAGCGGAAATATCGTCACCACTGAAAACCTGTCCGGTCCAGTCACCATACCCGGTGTGATTGGAGAACTGGACCGTGTTCATGGCCCATACCTCCGCACCCAGCAATTGCAGCGGAAAAACCGCACTCGCATTGCCGACATGACCGTAACAAACCCAGGACTGGATCGAGAGAATATTCATGCTCCCGGTTGTAAACGTAACCACAGGGAATTGTCAGCCTGCATGCCCCAGCCCTTGTTCAGCCAGATCATGGTCCCAATCATGGCCCCAATCATGGCACGCATTGCCTCATCCCTGCCCTGTTTCGGCCACATCTGCCTGCTCCGATCCCCGCACCAAAGGACCAGCCGTAAGGATCAAGCATCATGGACCTTCTGATGACCCGACGCTCACGCGCTGCCTGGGGTTTTCTCGGGATGTTGAGCGCCTCCCCGGCCCTTGCCGCGCAGGATTCTCATGCTCGCGATGAAACACCGCCTTCACTGGCCAGCCAGCCGGCCACACCGCAGGCACCATCTTCGGTCACTCATGCTTCCAGCCGTGTAGAACGTCAGATACAGAGGCTCTATAAAGCTCTTGCCATTACGCCAGCCCAACAGCAGCCATGGGAAAATTTCACCCGTGTCCTGCGCAGCAATGCCGCAGCCACCGATCAGGCCTATGCGGAAGCCGCCAGACCGGAGGCCGGAGCCAATGCTCTGACACGCTTTCAGGCCTACAGACAGGTTCAGACAGTGCAGGCCGATAATCTGCGCCGGCTGGAGCCGGTCTTTACCGCACTGTATCAGGCACTCTCCCCGGCCCAGCAAAAAACAGCAGATCGGTTGTTTGAACAGCGAACCAAAGCTGCCATGCGCTCTTTCCCTGCTCATCAATGATCCTGCTTCAGGGCCACAAAACCTTGCTGCATGGCTCAATTACCGGCCACGCGCAGAACGGTGATTGCATTGAAGGGAAAGGGCTTGCTATACGCCCGCCTTCAATGCGCCCGGTCGGCATCGGGCTGCCTCGCAAGGAGATAACCCGATGAAGAGCGGTATCCACCCGGAATACCATGAGATCAACGTGATCATGACCGATGGCACGGAGTTCAAGACCCGTTCCTGCTATGGCAAGCCCGGCGAAACGCTGCGTCTGGACATTGATCCCAAATCCCACCCGGCATGGACCGGCGTTCAGCGTATGCTCGACACCGGGGGACAGGTTGCAAAGTTCAACAAGAAGTTCGCCGGTATCGGCACGCGCCGCAAATAAGCGACGAAGGTTTTCGAAAGCGGAAAAAGAGGGGCGGATCGCTCCTCTTTTTTTATTTCAGTGATGTTATGTTGTAACGTAACATGTCATGTTATAACATAACAATCATGTGCCTTTGCGCAGCCGTCGAAGGATTCTGCTTTCCATGCTCCGCCCTGCTCTCTCTCCTCTTTTCTCCATACCGCCTGGCTCCCTGCTTCGAAGACAGTCTGCCGCATTGCTCGGCAGTACGGTGCTGATGGCGGGTTTATGCGGGTTTGTCCCCTTTACCGAGGCGGCCGATCTGTCCTTGCCCGATGTCTCCCTGCCGCCGCTTTCCGTGGTGTCCAATACGCTGGATCAGGCGCGGAGCCAGATTCAGCCTTCTCTTGGCGCGACAACCTACCATTTCAGCCGGACCGCGCTGGAAACCATCCCGCAGGGTGATAATGCCCCGTTGCAGCAGGTGCTGCTGCAAGCCCCTGGCGTAGCGCAGGACAGTTTCGGCCAGATCCATATCCGCGGCGATCACGGGAATGTCCAGTATCGTCTCAACGGGGTGCAGTTGCCGGAAGGTCTGTCCGTATTCGGGCAGGTGCTGGAAACACGCTTTGCGCACAGCCTGTCCCTGATTATGGGCGCTCTGCCGGCGCAATACGGCTTCCGGGAAGCCGGGGTCGTGGACATCGTGACCAAAAACGGCACCACTGATCCCGGTGGGCAGATCAGCGTCTATGGAGGAGCCCGCGACTATTTCCAGCCCAGCTTCGCTTATGGTGGCCGTAAAGGAGCCGTCGATTACTTCCTGACCGGCGATTATCTGCTGAACCGGGTGGGGATTGAAAACCCGACCGGCTCTTTCAATGCCATTCATGACCAGTCCAATCAATGGCACGGCATGGCGCAGATTTCCGGTATCATCAACGATACCACCCGGATCAGCACGATCGTCGGATCATCCATACAGCACTTCCAGATCCCGAACCGGCCCGGCCTGTTGCCCTCCAGCGGATACAGCGTCAACGGGATTGATACGAAAGACAGCGCAACGCTCAATCAACGACAGCGCGAGATTACCGATTTCGCCATTCTTTCGCTGCAAAAGCACTATGATACGGTCGACGTACAAAGCTCCGTCTTCACCCGTTACAGCAGCCTTTATTACGCGCCTGACCAGATCGGTGAATTGCTGTTCAATGGTTTTTCCCAGTCGGCGGCGCGCGCTGTCACCTCCACCGGTGCCCAGACCGATGCAAGCTGGAAGGTTTCGGACCATCACACAGTGCGCGGCGGCTTTCTGGCCACGATCGAACGCGCAACGTTCCAGACCAGCAGTCAGGTTTTTGCAACGGATGACAGCGGTCAGGTTGCATCCGGGGCCTCTCCCTACTCCATTTATCAGGGGGGCGGCAGGACCGGCGGGCTTTATGGCATCTATTTACAGGATGAGTGGAAAATTCTGCCACGCGTCACCATCAATTATGGTGCCCGTTTCGATGTAGTGGACGAATACACGCACGAAAACCAGCTCAGTCCCCGCGTCAACATCGTCTGGATGCCGACAGACCGGACCTCGGTGCATGCTGGGTACTCCCGCTATTTCACCCCACCGACTTTCGAGTTGCTCAGCACCACCTCCATTGCCGCGTTCCAGAACACAACAGCGGCCGCTCCCGGCGGCCTGCTCAACAACACGGTCAAGGCCGAGCGCGCCAACTACTTCGATATCGGCATCGACCAGCAATTCCTGCCCGGCTGGCGTGGCGGCGTTGACGGTTATTACAAGCAGGCTACCAACCTGCTGGATGAGGGTCAGTTCGGGGCGCCGATCATCCTGACCTCGTTCAACTATGCGCATGGCTATGTTGGCGGTGTCCAGTTCGATACTACCTTCGACCGCGGGCCATGGTCGGTCTACGCCAATGTTGCCTGGTCAAAGGCCATGGGCAAAGACATCGTCTCCGCCCAGTTTAATTTCGATCCGGAGGAACTGGAGCAAATCAAAAACAGCTATATCCATCTGGATCACGACCAGCGTATCACGGCCTCGGCCGGAGCGGCCTATACGTTCTTTCATGGCACGCATCATCCGCTACGGATGTCCGGCACGATGCTGTTCGGCAGCGGTTTACGTTCCGATGGCGCAGTGCCGAACGGAAGCGCCCTTCCCCCTTACGGAACATTCAATTTCTCGGCCGTACAGACACTCGATCTGGGTTTCGGCAAGAGCACCCAGATAAGGCTGGATGTTATCAATCTGTTCGACAGCACCTACATGCTGCGTGATGGCACCGGGGTCGGGGTTGGCGCACCGCAATACGGGCTGCGCCGAACGATCCTGGCAGGGCTGACACAAAGATTCTGATTTGCAGACACGTTTTTTCCTCTTGAAACCGGTTCCGGTTTCGCTATCTCATAATGCATCGGGATGCCCTTGATGGGGTCTCGATGCCACTCAGGAACCGGCCTTATGGCGGTTCAGATCTGTAACCTTGCTTTGCAGGAGGTTGTTATGAATAGTTTTGATTTTGCTCCGCTGTTCCGCAGTGCAATCGGTTTCGACAGGCTGGCGCGTCTGGCCAATACTGTCTCAGGCAGTGCCGATGTTTCGTCCTATCCGCCTTACAATATCGAAAAATTAAGCGAGGACAGCTATCGCCTCACCATGGCGGTTGCAGGCTTTGAACCGACAGATCTCGATGTCACCGTGAAGGATAACGCCCTGGTTGTATCAGGTCATCTTTCAAACGAGCAGAAGGAAAGCGAAGTACTTTACCGCGGCATCGCCGGCCGCGCATTTGAGCGCCGGTTTGTGCTGGCTGATCACATGGTGGTCGATTCTGCCGATCTGAAGAATGGATTGCTGCATATCGGCCTCAAAAGGATTGTGCCGGAAAGTGCAAAGCCCAGAAAAATCGAGATTGGAACCTCTACGGAGCAGCAGGTGCTGACCCAGAGCGTTGCACAGGATAATGCAACACACAATCAGAATGAACAGGCAGCCTGAAGAACAGTTCTGACAGGGTAAAAGCACCTTAGTGCCACGGACAGAAAGGGGCTGGTATGACCAGCCCCTTTTTTTATCGCCCCATGGTGGATATCAGTCCCGTGTGCTGACTTCCCATCCGGCATGGAGCACACCAGAACGGGTCCGCAATTCTTCCATCATCTGATCCATTTCCTGAGGATTGACCGCAGTACTGACCAGCTGTGCGACCAGTTCCCCGGTGCTATTTTGCCCTTTCCGC of Granulibacter bethesdensis contains these proteins:
- a CDS encoding chloride channel protein; this translates as MHTLLSHSSRHRPLSEKLLHAPYVLRALVRADEIWLTVLAAFVGCATGGCVSFIYWLTQWMHEVIYALPAGGKLSAAPFLEPSRAMLGPISGGVVVGLTLLMARHVSRQATVDPIEANALHGGRMSMTTSLYVTLQTILSNGFGASVGLEAGYTQIGSAIASRLGRSFRLRRNDLRILVGCGAAGAIGAAFNAPLAGAFYAFELVIGIYSLATLAPVVTASIMAVLTDRLLTGGAPGYHLQIPLSIPAGDYPPILALSLLAALVGIALMRGVTLMEALFTRSHIPYWGRPAFGGIALGLMALITPQVLSSGHSALHMGIDAPYTLSKILMLLVLKAIASAISIGSGFRGGLFFASLFLGAMLGKAFGGVLLAVSIPSTLPSTVFALVGMGGLAVAVVGGPLTMSFLVLETTGSLPITVAVLAGTVISSLTVRRIFGYSFTTWRFHLRGEAIRSAVDIGWMRNLTVGRMMRKDIRTVCATMTLEKFRRDYPLGSSHSMIVVDEQNRYLGMILLAEAHASETEAACTGDLLHFTHTVLTPDMTVKKAIETFEQAEADSLAVVERSETSDSNSPGIVLGLLTEAYALRRYSEELDQRRRELSGGVTL
- a CDS encoding Spy/CpxP family protein refolding chaperone, whose protein sequence is MDLLMTRRSRAAWGFLGMLSASPALAAQDSHARDETPPSLASQPATPQAPSSVTHASSRVERQIQRLYKALAITPAQQQPWENFTRVLRSNAAATDQAYAEAARPEAGANALTRFQAYRQVQTVQADNLRRLEPVFTALYQALSPAQQKTADRLFEQRTKAAMRSFPAHQ
- a CDS encoding CBS domain-containing protein, yielding MLIGTILKNKGHAVETVGAKAEFAAIARLLSDKRIGAVPVLDAEGEIRGIVSERDLVRAMANHGAKALELTADQMMTRGIRTASSDMTVEAAMETMTTGRFRHLPVVEEGRLVGIVSIGDVVAARINQQEHEVDSLRAYVAGSV
- the pdxY gene encoding pyridoxal kinase PdxY, coding for MNILSIQSWVCYGHVGNASAVFPLQLLGAEVWAMNTVQFSNHTGYGDWTGQVFSGDDISALMKGIADRGVLSRCDAVLSGYMGSDAIGGAILDAVASVRAANLNSLYCCDPVIGDMGRGIFVRPGLPELFRDRAVPAANILTPNQFELEWLTGHPCRTLADARAAVKTLAESMIRQGPRIILVTSLHVAETPSGSLDMLVYEDGRFHLLRTPLLPVSINGAGDAIAALFLFHRLDTGDARQALEKAASSVYGLLKRTAEARSAEILTVAARQEFLTPTTHFSAQRIN
- a CDS encoding TonB-dependent receptor, with amino-acid sequence MLRPALSPLFSIPPGSLLRRQSAALLGSTVLMAGLCGFVPFTEAADLSLPDVSLPPLSVVSNTLDQARSQIQPSLGATTYHFSRTALETIPQGDNAPLQQVLLQAPGVAQDSFGQIHIRGDHGNVQYRLNGVQLPEGLSVFGQVLETRFAHSLSLIMGALPAQYGFREAGVVDIVTKNGTTDPGGQISVYGGARDYFQPSFAYGGRKGAVDYFLTGDYLLNRVGIENPTGSFNAIHDQSNQWHGMAQISGIINDTTRISTIVGSSIQHFQIPNRPGLLPSSGYSVNGIDTKDSATLNQRQREITDFAILSLQKHYDTVDVQSSVFTRYSSLYYAPDQIGELLFNGFSQSAARAVTSTGAQTDASWKVSDHHTVRGGFLATIERATFQTSSQVFATDDSGQVASGASPYSIYQGGGRTGGLYGIYLQDEWKILPRVTINYGARFDVVDEYTHENQLSPRVNIVWMPTDRTSVHAGYSRYFTPPTFELLSTTSIAAFQNTTAAAPGGLLNNTVKAERANYFDIGIDQQFLPGWRGGVDGYYKQATNLLDEGQFGAPIILTSFNYAHGYVGGVQFDTTFDRGPWSVYANVAWSKAMGKDIVSAQFNFDPEELEQIKNSYIHLDHDQRITASAGAAYTFFHGTHHPLRMSGTMLFGSGLRSDGAVPNGSALPPYGTFNFSAVQTLDLGFGKSTQIRLDVINLFDSTYMLRDGTGVGVGAPQYGLRRTILAGLTQRF
- a CDS encoding glutathione S-transferase family protein; its protein translation is MAARIVLWGFDGSTYVRTVKMLFVEKNISDYEQVPVNVLKWEPRQPEHLERHPFGKVPVVDVDGFRVIETEAITRYLNAVLPGPSLIPEDLKDRARMDMVINIIDSYGYNPLVGVSGYYFFPELIGGKNDEAHRQAIAKSHMVLSVLAGIKGSSSYLAGESISLADLFLAPILAYIEKSPHREEFLSSGPIGEWWRHISSRKSFIATAS
- the rpmE gene encoding 50S ribosomal protein L31 is translated as MKSGIHPEYHEINVIMTDGTEFKTRSCYGKPGETLRLDIDPKSHPAWTGVQRMLDTGGQVAKFNKKFAGIGTRRK
- the mscL gene encoding large conductance mechanosensitive channel protein MscL yields the protein MASPLNLPSGLAKKPAWVEEFQAFIMRGNVVDLAVGIIIGAAFTGIVNSLVKDMLMPLIGLLVGGIDFSNIFITLKGEHAATLAEAQKLGAVTLNVGVFLNYCINFLIVSFAIFWLVKALSSFKAKQAEEPAKEVVPTPTEALLIEIRDLLARRQNP
- a CDS encoding class I SAM-dependent methyltransferase, which produces MGDSRKNVLEFGCGEGTTALGIALRHAPDRLVAIEIQAHELARTLPLAREQLGIESLPANLEFVEVTPGQRLRELGTFDFVYSWSVFEHVHQDLIQPCLENIFDVLRPGGLMFLQTTPLYYSAFGSHFEPWIPTPWAHLSMQEDKFREKLRLATIDNEALHKELTDVYNTLNRATDAQLLEAARAVGFEIIREHRTYDDYPIPDVLKNIYQEQVLRTQQLVFMARKPE
- a CDS encoding NAD(P)H-quinone oxidoreductase — encoded protein: MTLPDRMAMIRVDGAGGPETLRYESAPLPVSAAGPAEGEVLIHVRAAGINRPDLMQRSGLYPPPPDASPHLGLEVAGEVVALGAGVTTLQQGEKVTALTNGGGYAEYCTVPATQCLPYPEGFDDIRAAALPETFFTVWANVFMLGGLRKGERLLVHGGSGGIGSTAIQLASTLGATVYATAGGAEKCAACRAWGASESIDYKTENFADAVAEFTGKKGVDVILDMIGGSYLAGNIRSLAVGGRLVTIALQGGTKGEADLARVMTRRLTLTGSTLRPRSREEKAAIARALKEHVWPLLAAGRIGPHVHAVFPLHKAAEAHRLMESGAHTGKIILTTDG
- a CDS encoding Hsp20 family protein gives rise to the protein MNSFDFAPLFRSAIGFDRLARLANTVSGSADVSSYPPYNIEKLSEDSYRLTMAVAGFEPTDLDVTVKDNALVVSGHLSNEQKESEVLYRGIAGRAFERRFVLADHMVVDSADLKNGLLHIGLKRIVPESAKPRKIEIGTSTEQQVLTQSVAQDNATHNQNEQAA